A single genomic interval of Asinibacterium sp. OR53 harbors:
- a CDS encoding DUF5686 and carboxypeptidase-like regulatory domain-containing protein, translated as MERKRTLIKYLFSLLFLLLGFAYAAVSQTVIQGKVVDAVTKQPLQYVSVVFKGGRGTVTDSLGNYTLQSIGKISNPTIQIFYVGYITISRPIAIGKEQTINLEMEADPRAVNNVTVTTNKRAKYRNKNNPAVELIRHVIENKPINRMERYNYLQYDQYEKLEVSLSSIPEKIMNSKLLRKYQFLFDNRDTLSVRGKSLMPVYLEETLSKKYYRRNPEKTKTIVTGQKQVNFGEYIDNHGVSSYLNRLVMDVDIYDNNIPLFTYQFLSPIADLGPTFYMYYIRDTVTDENGRKLIKMYFTPRNTNDLLFRGNMYITLDGNYAVQKLNMFISKNANLNWVRELHIDLDFEKSEDGRYHIKKSSVMAEAGITKSGASGFYGGRTVSYKNYVVNKPLSDSVYNGPSLVKLDKAELHTDSFWLANRHDSLTHTESKIYSNIDSLEKMPSFRRAMAIATLLVAGYTSFGPFEVGPVNAFYSFNPIEGFRLRLGGRTTPKMSKRIYFETYGAYGFKDEKWKYFLSGTYSINNKSIYEYPLNFIRASYQKDTKIPGQELQFVSEDNFLLSFKRGKNNKLLYNDIFKLEYVHELPSHLSYTFGFKHWQHQPAGAISYSKVDSTGTVAVDHITTTELSGELRWAPHEQFYQGKVYRIPIINKYPILTLRFTAGVKGLFGSEYNYENLNLRVEKRAYMAQLGYSDLVLEGGYIFGQLPYPLMTIHRANQTYAYQLNSYNLMNFMEFVSDHYAGVTVDHHFNGLIFNRIPLLRKLKLRELLSVKVLYGGVRDENNPNLNPALIKFPSLEGTTTSFSLSKEPYIEGSVGVGNIFKLIRVDLVKRFTYLNNPYIATIGVRTRFKFDF; from the coding sequence ATGGAAAGGAAAAGGACCCTGATAAAATATTTATTTTCCTTACTGTTCTTGTTGCTGGGCTTTGCTTATGCAGCTGTATCGCAAACCGTGATACAGGGGAAGGTCGTTGATGCAGTCACCAAACAGCCATTGCAGTATGTGAGCGTGGTATTCAAGGGAGGGCGCGGAACGGTTACCGATAGCCTGGGTAATTATACACTCCAATCAATAGGCAAGATATCCAATCCTACCATTCAGATTTTCTATGTAGGATATATCACCATTTCGAGACCCATTGCAATAGGTAAGGAACAAACCATCAACCTTGAAATGGAGGCGGACCCCCGTGCCGTGAACAATGTAACCGTTACTACTAATAAGCGGGCGAAATACAGGAATAAAAACAACCCGGCGGTTGAACTCATCAGGCATGTGATCGAAAACAAACCGATCAACCGCATGGAGCGGTATAATTATCTCCAATACGATCAATACGAAAAACTGGAGGTATCGCTCAGCAGCATTCCTGAAAAAATAATGAACAGCAAACTGTTGCGCAAGTACCAGTTCTTATTCGATAACAGGGATACCCTATCTGTTCGCGGCAAATCGCTGATGCCGGTTTACCTGGAAGAAACATTGTCGAAAAAATATTATCGCCGGAATCCCGAAAAAACCAAAACCATTGTCACCGGACAGAAACAGGTGAATTTTGGTGAATACATCGATAACCACGGAGTAAGTAGCTACCTGAACAGGTTGGTGATGGATGTGGATATATACGACAACAATATCCCGCTCTTTACGTACCAGTTCCTGAGTCCCATTGCCGATCTCGGCCCCACGTTTTACATGTATTACATCAGGGATACGGTAACCGATGAGAATGGCAGGAAGCTGATCAAGATGTATTTCACCCCCAGGAATACCAACGACCTGCTCTTCAGGGGCAATATGTATATCACGCTCGATGGAAACTATGCCGTACAGAAACTGAACATGTTCATCAGCAAAAATGCCAACCTGAACTGGGTGCGCGAACTGCATATTGATCTTGATTTTGAAAAAAGCGAAGATGGCCGTTACCATATCAAGAAAAGCAGTGTGATGGCCGAAGCCGGTATTACCAAATCAGGAGCCAGCGGTTTTTATGGCGGCAGGACCGTATCGTATAAGAACTATGTGGTGAACAAACCATTGTCTGATAGTGTATACAATGGACCTTCACTGGTAAAACTGGATAAAGCCGAGCTGCACACCGATAGCTTCTGGCTGGCCAACCGTCACGATTCGCTTACGCATACCGAATCGAAGATCTACAGCAATATCGACAGCCTGGAAAAAATGCCTTCGTTCCGGAGAGCCATGGCCATTGCTACTTTGCTGGTTGCAGGATATACCTCTTTTGGTCCGTTTGAAGTAGGACCTGTTAATGCGTTCTACAGTTTCAATCCCATTGAAGGATTCAGACTGAGACTGGGTGGCAGAACCACGCCCAAGATGAGTAAACGCATTTACTTTGAAACCTATGGCGCTTACGGATTCAAAGATGAGAAATGGAAATACTTCCTCAGTGGAACTTATTCCATCAACAATAAATCGATCTATGAATACCCTTTGAACTTCATCAGGGCCAGCTACCAGAAAGATACCAAGATACCCGGCCAGGAATTGCAGTTTGTATCGGAAGATAATTTCCTCTTGTCTTTCAAAAGAGGTAAGAACAATAAACTATTGTACAACGATATCTTTAAACTGGAATACGTACATGAATTGCCCAGCCATTTGTCGTACACTTTTGGGTTCAAGCATTGGCAACACCAACCCGCGGGAGCTATCAGTTATAGCAAAGTAGATAGTACCGGAACAGTGGCCGTAGATCATATCACTACTACCGAACTTTCGGGTGAATTGCGCTGGGCGCCGCATGAACAGTTTTACCAGGGTAAAGTGTATCGTATTCCCATCATCAATAAATATCCCATTTTAACACTGCGGTTTACGGCAGGTGTGAAAGGATTGTTTGGTAGTGAATACAATTACGAGAACCTGAACCTGCGGGTAGAAAAGAGGGCTTATATGGCGCAGTTAGGTTACAGCGACCTGGTGTTGGAAGGCGGTTATATTTTCGGGCAGCTTCCTTATCCGCTCATGACCATTCACCGAGCCAACCAGACATATGCTTACCAGTTGAATTCATATAACCTGATGAACTTTATGGAATTCGTAAGTGACCACTATGCAGGTGTTACGGTAGATCACCATTTCAACGGTTTGATCTTTAACCGGATTCCTTTGCTGAGAAAACTCAAATTGAGGGAACTGTTGTCGGTGAAAGTGTTGTACGGAGGTGTCCGGGATGAAAACAATCCCAACCTGAACCCTGCTTTGATCAAGTTTCCTTCCCTGGAAGGAACTACAACGAGTTTCTCACTTTCCAAAGAACCTTATATCGAAGGCAGTGTAGGAGTGGGTAATATATTCAAACTGATCAGGGTAGACCTGGTGAAACGATTCACTTACCTGAACAATCCTTATATCGCTACGATCGGTGTACGGACCAGGTTCAAGTTCGATTTTTAA
- a CDS encoding GtrA family protein encodes MVTFIKAQAASLAATIVDFAVTIILVEVFHCWYLAASVIGTISGGVANFMLGRRWVFKATEKGIPMQAIKYLLVWTGNLVLVSGGVYVVTNYGRINYVLSKILVSIVIGATYNYLMQKRFVFK; translated from the coding sequence ATGGTTACTTTTATAAAAGCACAGGCCGCTTCGCTGGCCGCTACCATAGTGGATTTCGCTGTCACCATCATTTTGGTGGAAGTATTTCACTGCTGGTACCTGGCTGCAAGTGTAATCGGTACCATCAGCGGAGGAGTTGCCAACTTCATGCTGGGAAGAAGATGGGTATTCAAGGCAACAGAGAAAGGTATTCCTATGCAGGCGATCAAATACCTGCTGGTATGGACGGGCAACCTCGTATTGGTTTCAGGTGGGGTATATGTAGTTACGAACTATGGAAGAATAAATTACGTGTTGTCGAAGATCCTGGTATCGATAGTTATAGGCGCTACCTATAATTACCTGATGCAAAAGAGATTCGTGTTTAAATAG
- a CDS encoding phosphatidylglycerophosphatase A, translated as MITISKLVASCFGIGYIRGGGTIAAALTAAAWYLTPLNTAGYTTGLIVAVIVVFVGTWVASKTERDWGKDSSRVVIDEVAGMCVTLLFVPVKFWYVVAGLILFRFFDIAKPLLIRKTESLPGGWGVMADDVVAGIYSNLLLQLVLWFNLF; from the coding sequence ATGATCACCATCAGTAAACTGGTTGCCAGTTGCTTTGGAATAGGATATATCCGCGGAGGAGGTACCATTGCTGCGGCGCTAACTGCCGCAGCATGGTATCTGACTCCGTTGAATACAGCGGGCTACACGACTGGTCTGATAGTTGCAGTGATCGTTGTTTTTGTGGGAACCTGGGTTGCATCGAAGACCGAAAGAGATTGGGGGAAAGACAGCAGCCGTGTAGTAATCGATGAAGTGGCGGGTATGTGTGTTACGCTGTTGTTCGTGCCTGTAAAGTTTTGGTATGTGGTAGCAGGACTGATCCTGTTCCGTTTTTTTGATATCGCAAAACCGCTGCTGATCCGTAAAACAGAATCACTGCCCGGAGGCTGGGGTGTGATGGCCGATGATGTGGTTGCAGGTATATACAGTAACCTGCTGCTCCAACTTGTGTTGTGGTTCAACTTGTTTTAA